In Jaculus jaculus isolate mJacJac1 chromosome 4, mJacJac1.mat.Y.cur, whole genome shotgun sequence, a single genomic region encodes these proteins:
- the Kcne4 gene encoding potassium voltage-gated channel subfamily E member 4 has protein sequence MEPLNSTHPSPAASSRPLESHVPGNSSGHGNEYFYILVVMSFYGIFLIGIMLGYMKSKRREKKSSLLLLYKDEERLWGEAMKPLPMMSGLRSVQVPMMLNMLQESVAPALSCTLCSMEGDSVSSESSSPDVHLTIQEEAADDELEETSETPLNDSSEGSSENIHHDS, from the coding sequence ATGGAGCCCCTGAACAGCACGCACCCCAGCCCTGCAGCCTCCAGCAGACCCCTCGAGTCCCATGTGCCCGGCAACAGCAGTGGCCATGGCAACGAATACTTCTATATTCTGGTTGTCATGTCCTTCTATGGCATTTTCTTGATTGGGATCATgctgggctacatgaaatccaAGAGGCGGGAGAAGAAAtccagcctcctgctgctgtacaAAGATGAGGAGAGGCTGTGGGGGGAGGCCATGAAGCCTCTGCCCATGATGTCAGGCCTGAGGTCGGTGCAGGTACCCATGATGCTGAACATGCTGCAAGAGAGTGTGGCACCCGCACTGTCCTGCACCCTCTGCTCCATGGAAGGGGACAGCGTGAGCTCCGAGTCCTCCTCCCCAGATGTGCATCTCACCATCCAAGAGGAGGCAGCCGACGATGAGCTGGAGGAGACCTCAGAGACACCCCTCAACGACAGCAGCGAAGGGTCCTCGGAGAACATCCATCATGATTCCTAG